The following is a genomic window from Solanum stenotomum isolate F172 chromosome 4, ASM1918654v1, whole genome shotgun sequence.
caattcgattctttttggaactcaaggtgctacatctagtgaccttaacactcaagaaattttaaattccttgcaaaaatctcactcactacaaataagggttcgagtcttagcttaaatttttttttggggtgttacactatCTTATCAGAAGGAATCAATTATCATGTCCATACAATGAAATATTTCATTGTTGGGGAATTGCAGGAGCTACTTCTCGTACTGCTACCTTGATTGGCTAAAGTTGGGTTTACAAGTTCAGACTAGTCGTGCTTCTATTAGTTCTACTATCCAAGAAATATGGTAGGATGGTGTAGGATGGTGgagtattaaatttttttaactgaGCTTCTAGACACGTTTCTATTTTGAAGCGTGGAGAATCTTTCAGTTGAAAAAAATACTTCCTCACATTTCCAACTATATGTTGAGAAATGTGGATAAAAGGGAGCAGCCTCTCACAAAGGATTCATCCGtttttcatatcaaaattatataCTATGGCCAATGAAACATAATTTGGTTTTAGTTGAAGGCAGCAGGCTTCAAAAGGTTATTAAATCCTTTTCACgaattttgtttatattattagaTAACTTGTAGGTTTTGTGATCATGTGTAAGTTTTCGCTTCCATATTTCTATCATAATGATCTTTTTACTTAGTTTTACAAAAAAGAAGAGTATAAGTACATATGCATATGCAAATGCGTTTGGGTGATAAATCAGAATGCCTTCTAAATCTACAAACCAAAAGTTTATCTTTACTCTTTAAATATGCTGCTATTGTGAATATTTCATTTCTTCTGGATGTATGTTTCCACGCCTTCCCTTTATAAACAAGGGtggtttcttttttttcttgcagGGATAAAATTGATGATGATGAACTTGCACATTTTGTTGAACATGTTGATAAGAATACAtaggaattgttgttgaatttaaTGGTTAATAAACTTTCTATACCATGGTGAATGGTGGCTTTGTAACAATTTGCAATAGTTGATCTATGCTATTATGTATCTTTCTTTTGCATTTAGATTTTGTCCTTATTTAAGCTCCCATCGCCTTTCTCTGTGTTAATCCATTATTTCCTATATTTAGACATGACTAGAAAGCACGTGGAGAGGCATAATAATCTTTTCGCTTAGTCTAACAAAAAAGAAGAGTATATGTACGTATGCATATGAGCAGGGATAGTTTTGGGTGATAAATTGGAACGCCTTCTGAATCTACAAATCAAAAGTTCATCTTTACTCATTACATATATTGCTACAGTAAATATTCATCTCTTCTGGATGTAAGTTTCTAGGCCATTCATTGTTCCCTAGCTAGCCTcattgaattttattagttgTCTTCCTCTTATAAACGAGGGCggtctcttttcttttttttccaagGATAGAAATAGATGATAATGAACGTGCACGTTTTGTGGAACATGTTGTTAAGCATAATACTGGGATTATCActtttgaagaatgaagaaatttTCTTCTACTTTATCCACATGAGGCCACCTTGGACAGTATTTACCGGTACTGGGAGATGGTATTTCTTGTAAATATTGGTGAACAGGTTGTCATACCAAAAGGCATGAGTAAGTAATTCCATACAGCTAAATATTTCATTGTTGGGGGCGTTGCAGGAGCTACTTCTCGTACAGCTCCCTTTGATCGGCTACATGTGGTTTTACAAGTTCAGACTACTCATGCTTGATCTATTGGTTCTATTGTCCGAGAAATATGGAAATATGGTGTTGTATTGTGTTTCTTTAGGGGCAATGGATTAAATGTGATGAAGGTTGCACCTGAAAGTGCAATTAAGTTTTAACTTTACGAGATCTTAAAAAATGTGATTGCTCGTGTTTTCTCttgtattcaggttagtcaagaaacagagaaaaaatgaaatagacaGAATGTTTTTAATTCGAGTCCACAGAAatcactgtgtttccttaagaaatttaatcccctcactgtacccgaggttgcagattaattcctcccaagataaaacagaTTAATCTGTtagagaagtagcggtacctcaaacttcaataacttcagcgaacgcaagaaTAGCAACAcgagcacacacagactcagtcgatcgataattttgtttatgtaagaaaatgtatgcaaagaggaaaacaattttcagtgtttgaaaaacggaaaaagacctcttatttatagccatttacAACAAGGAACGCGTCTGTTCAGACAAATCTGTTCAGACCCATTTTTTCCAGAATGTTGTGtcttttgggaaaagtaacAACTTTTCGGAAGGAACAGGTCCCTTCAGAACGTTTTTACCGTTACACATGAATTTTAAATAACTTCCATTGAgccaaattaattatgttatttaactaacattctgaattaatttataagagaatgaaatgaattaacaagattgattaaataaattttgtccaaaaatattatcaatcaatcatttgccaaatccaaatccaaatccaaatccaaagtcgaggccgagcgagcgacgacgacagCGCGAGGGgacaccttcttcttaaccctttaagaactaaaggaagtgtttcctaatataaggacaacaatttcctttcttctaccaatatggtaaaaaatgacttttcatttgcactttgcaatgacttttcatttttcctccaaaattggttcccccactttccATTTTGTCttcttatttcccattcacacattgttaaacccaacaatcccctacatgaatggggaatgactatagttaaaacatatgcatgaaaaacttgtgtgtctTGTAAGTAAGGGTGGTTAAatcgcatctggataagtaggtttccctttaaacttttcgtagtgaacatatatcggatatactcggtcaatcggtagatttgatatctttataccgtcgagctttggtgtatacctagacaacataagtaacacaatcaacccttgaactgtttttggttctcattgttttgttcgtttcagccatgaacataTCTCGGTTAATAAGTGcttagagaactggccttaccagattctccttgaagcgacttacacttcacacttacttAGGTGgtttctaaatgtgttatcccgtagatacactatttgatataccctgtatcaaacttagaaatcattaaaaagtCCTTGTGCCTTTATCCtggttactgaacattgtctcatcatgagaatggacataaaataatatttatttatttttttgacaatgttgaatcGTCATATATAACTTTGTTttatctccttgaacctagatcttgggatctccagtcttatAGGTAGAGTTACCGCTATGATGACTTGTTCTTGGCCATAGTCCCATTCCTGTCGATGATCTCTAACtctctctctagttaggccttttgtaagtggatctgacatattatcctttgactttacatagtcaattatgataattccactagagagtagttgtctAACAGAGTTATGTCTTCATCTTAAGTGACGAGACTTCCTGTTATACATAACACTTCCAGCCCTTCTTATTGCAACTTGACTATCGCAATGTATGCATATAGGGGTCATTGGTTTGGACCAAAACGGAATATATTCTATGAAATTCCGGAGCTATTTAGGTTCTTCACCTACCTTGTCTAAGGCAATGAATTCAGACTCCATTGTAGAGCGagctatacatgtttgtttggatgatttccaagatattgctcctccaccaatagtgaaaatatatccactcgtggatttcgtTTCAGTTGACCCAGTAATCCAATTTGCATTATTATATCCTTCTAGAACTGCTGGATATTTATtgtaatgcaaagcatagttttgagtgtcttctaagtaccccaaaactcttttcattgccaaccaatgattttgattgggattatttgtgtatcgactcagtttacttataGCGCATGCTATGTCTGGTCGTGtacaattcatgacatacatcaaacttctcAATACTCTGGCATAATCCAATTGAGGCtgactttcacctttattcttagcaagattgaggttcacatcaattggagtctttgcctttttgaaatttaaatacttgaacttttcaagtaccttttggatataatgagattgagacaatgctagattgttaggagttttgtgaatCTTAATTCCCAATATCAAATTGGCTACtcctagatctttcatatcaaacttactagTGAGCATACACTTAGTAGCTCTTACATTGACAATGTTCTTGCTCATTATcagcatgtcatccacatataaaCATACAATGACTTCCTGATCtggagtgtctttaatgtaaacacatttatcacactcattgatcttaaattcatttgacaacatggtttgatcaaactttgcaTGCCATTATTttggtgcttgttttagtccataaagtgacttaacaagtttgcataCTTTCATTTGTTTACCGGGAACTACGAAACCCTCAGGCTGTTCCATGTAAATCTCTTCCTCTagctctccatttaagaaggcgattttcacatccatttgatggaaTTTCAAGATCGTATACTGCAGCTAGGGCAATTAACAtccgaattgatgtaatcctagtcactggcgagtatgtgtcaaaataatcaagaccttTTTTCTGTCTAAAGCCTTTAACAAcaagtctttctttatatttgtcaatagttccatcatctttcatcttctttttgaagATCCATTTTGAACCCAAGGGTTTGTtccctggaggaagatcaaccaactcccaggtatgattgcttaagatcgattcaatctcactattgacagccTCCTTCCAAGAGGTTGAGCCGCTAGACAACATTGCTTCcttgaatgtttgaggctcaatttcaagaaggaatgttacaaaatcagaaCCAAATGAAGTAGCTATCCTTTGACGTTTACTGCACCTTGGACTCTCTTCATTGGTTTTattctcttttggttcttctcgAGGTTGTTTAGACCCCCCACTAGATGACTCAAGTCTAGTGTTATACGGATAGATATGTTCAAAACATTCAGTATTATTTGATTCCATTACCGTTTTATCATGAATATCTGGATgttcggacttatgaaccaaaaatcgacATGCCTTACTATTTGTGGCATATCTAATGAATACATAATTCACAGTCTTAGGCcctattttcaccctcttaggtataggaacctggactttggctagacacccccacactttgaaatatttcaagttggattttatacctttccatttctcatatggaataacatGTGTCTTCGTGTGAGGCACTCTATTGAGTATTCGATTTGTTGTAAGGATAGCTTCCCCCCActagttttgtggtaaacctgaacttataagtaaggtattcatcatttcctttaaagttcGGTTTTTCCTTTCCGCAATTCCATTCGATTGAGGAGAGTAAGGAGTagtagtttgatggattattccattttccaaacatatttctgcaaatggaGATTCATATTATCGACCTCTATCACttctgatcattttgatctttctatccaactgattttcaacttcagttttatattgcctaaatGCATCTATTGCTTCATACTTACCATTTAtcaaatagacataacaatatctagtgcaatcgtcaataaaagttatgaaatacttttttccaCCACGTGATGGTGTAGACttcatgtcacaaatgtcagtgtgaatcagttctaagggatatgaattcctttcaacagatttataaggatgcttagcatacttagattcaatgcaaacttgacattttgatttattgcactcaaatttaggtaaaatatttaagttaatcGGTTTTCGCAAGGTTTTGTTATTAACGTGTCCCAAACGTTCATGCCATAAACAtttagactcaagcaagtaagaagaagcagaatctttattcatatcaactgcAATTACTTTGAGTTTAAAgaggccctcagtgaggtaaccttttcctACATACATTTCATTCTTACTCACTACAACTTTATCAGaaacaaatacacatttgaatctGTTCTTAGTCAGAACTGGTATAGAAACTAAGTTCTTTCGCAATTTCAAAACATACGAGACCCTGTTTAAAGTCACCACCTTGCCCAATGTCATCTTTAAAAGGACTTTGCCAGTTCCTTCCACTTTTGCAACAACGGAGTTTACTATAAACAACTTCTCGTCTGTAGGTGCTGgagtatatgatgaaaataattttttgttggaaCAAACATGGCATGAGGCACCAGAATCTATCCACCATTCTCTTGGATTTCCAACTAAGTTGCATTCTGAAAGCATTGCACAAAGATCGTCCATCTCTTCTTTGGATTTAGCCAAATTTGCTTGATCtttcttcttgtccttcttgGGACCCTGACATTCAGTAGCCCTATGACCATGTTTGCCACAATTGAAGCAGCTTCCATTGAATTTCATCTTAGGAGGATTGCTCTTTGGACCagatgttttctttcttttatttgattttgtaggatcttcttcaacaatatttactccATATATTGCTGAGTTACCACGTGACCTCTTTTCTGCGGCCTTGTTATCCTCTTCGATTCTTAGTCTTACCATGAGATCTTCAATAGTCATCTCCTTGCgtttatgtttcaagtagtttttgaagtccttccacaatagaTGTAACTTCTCAATAGTGGCAGCCACTTGAAAAACATCATTCACAACCAATCCTacattaaagattatgtgagtattaagaatagacttaatatttccaacataggtattaaataaatttataccttcagTAAGGAGATCATGAATTATGACCtgcaattcttgaacttgggtgacgacggtcttactgtctatcatcttatagtCCAGAAACTTTGCCACAATGAACTTCTTAATTCCGACATCCTCTGTTTTATACTTCTTTTCTAAAGCATCCCAGAGTTCTTTTGAGGTTTTGACATTACTGTACACATTGTACATATCATCCCGCAGGCAActcagaatataatttttacacaaaaaatctGAATGTGTCCATGCTTCTGTTACCAAGATTCGTTCTTCAGGCGGAGTTTCATCCGACATAACATGAACGTTCTCATTAATGAACCTCTGCAGACTCAACGTAGTCAGATAGAAGAACATCTTCTGCTGCTATCTCTTGAAGTCGACTCCAGAAAACTTTGCAAGTTTCTCAGCCGGTGCTAGGGCAGTAGTTGAACGATTGTGTGCAATCG
Proteins encoded in this region:
- the LOC125861577 gene encoding uncharacterized protein LOC125861577 yields the protein MSDETPPEERILVTEAWTHSDFLCKNYILSCLRDDMYNVYSNVKTSKELWDALEKKYKTEDVGIKKFIVAKFLDYKMIDRLVVNDVFQVAATIEKLHLLWKDFKNYLKHKRKEMTIEDLMVRLRIEEDNKAAEKRSRGNSAIYGGPKKDKKKDQANLAKSKEEMDDLCAMLSECNLVGNPREWWIDSGASCHVCSNKKLFSSYTPAPTDEKLFIVNSVVAKVEGTGKVLLKMTLGKVVTLNRVSYVLKLRKNLVSIPVLTKNRFKCVFVSDKVVVSKNEIGASVVFRWGLVGVLLVSCLEVEELELGTGRKWRRKVLLSSPESGRLEVVLVVFRRKTEKMNGIAGA